The Raoultibacter phocaeensis genome contains a region encoding:
- a CDS encoding nitroreductase family protein, with protein MKTNSTVETVLARRSIRSFVDKPLPHDELETIAICAKHAPSANNRQEWMFFVIEDRNRTAKLAAVIGEAMGRATYDMYKPQALIMVAHKKDAPFGREDDGCAMENIMLAAQSFGIGSVWINQLQGLCEIPAVRAHLTELGVPEDYEVHGMAALGYAAKEPPELERTSPVIWIGSAPSA; from the coding sequence ATGAAAACGAATAGCACGGTTGAGACGGTGCTTGCACGGCGGTCGATCAGATCGTTTGTCGACAAGCCGCTGCCGCACGACGAGCTCGAGACTATCGCGATCTGCGCGAAGCACGCCCCGTCGGCGAACAATCGCCAGGAATGGATGTTCTTCGTCATCGAGGACCGCAATCGTACGGCGAAGCTTGCGGCGGTCATCGGCGAGGCGATGGGCAGGGCCACCTACGACATGTACAAGCCCCAAGCGCTCATCATGGTCGCGCATAAGAAGGATGCGCCGTTCGGCCGCGAAGACGACGGGTGCGCGATGGAGAACATCATGCTCGCTGCCCAGAGCTTCGGCATCGGAAGCGTCTGGATCAACCAACTCCAGGGCCTCTGCGAAATCCCCGCAGTGCGCGCCCATCTTACCGAGCTCGGTGTTCCCGAAGACTACGAGGTGCACGGGATGGCTGCGCTCGGTTACGCCGCCAAAGAGCCGCCCGAGCTCGAACGGACGAGCCCGGTTATCTGGATCGGGTCTGCGCCGAGCGCGTAG
- the rpsT gene encoding 30S ribosomal protein S20, with the protein MANIKSQKKRIKTNEKARMRNRAVRSELKTATRAVQDAVAAENGAEAYAAALAACRLMDKAVSKGVIHKRQAANRKSGIMMLANTVVKPEDIAAYKPAEKKKPAAAGTSKKAAAKAERKKAMEAAAKEKAKRRAETEKQQKAAAKKKAEAEAAAAAEEAAGEETAE; encoded by the coding sequence ATGGCTAACATCAAAAGTCAGAAGAAGCGCATCAAGACCAACGAGAAAGCGCGCATGCGCAACCGCGCCGTCCGTTCGGAGCTCAAAACCGCGACGCGCGCCGTCCAGGATGCTGTTGCAGCCGAGAATGGTGCCGAAGCATACGCTGCAGCGCTTGCCGCGTGCCGTCTGATGGACAAGGCCGTCTCGAAGGGCGTCATCCACAAGCGCCAGGCCGCCAACCGCAAAAGCGGCATCATGATGCTCGCGAATACGGTTGTGAAACCCGAAGATATCGCCGCTTACAAGCCCGCCGAAAAGAAGAAGCCGGCCGCTGCGGGAACGTCCAAGAAAGCAGCCGCCAAAGCTGAGCGCAAAAAGGCTATGGAGGCCGCAGCCAAGGAGAAGGCCAAGCGCCGCGCCGAAACCGAGAAGCAGCAGAAAGCCGCCGCAAAGAAGAAGGCTGAAGCTGAAGCTGCTGCCGCTGCCGAAGAGGCCGCGGGTGAGGAAACCGCCGAATAG
- the hemW gene encoding radical SAM family heme chaperone HemW, whose translation MFDPYKALYLHIPFCKQRCAYCDFATSAASADDPEITRYVEQLVLDIRRASREEKLGSIETVYIGGGTPSHIGMKNLSALLYALSTSMHLTPEVECTMEANPESLTEAMVKDLWALGVNRLSIGVQSFDNALLEKLGRVHNAQTAKRAIACAQTRFENVSIDLMCGLPGQTPEDFERDLVSAVEAGVSHVSVYPLTVEENTPLERLVEAGMLEEPLEDMQAVMMEAALRVLGPAGFTRYEVASYAKPGYACRHNIAYWTGKPYLGIGTSAVTMTQNDARRMRVQDGQVVDDLDRKQMCAEYLMLKMRMVEGVRDEEVREASLVLPEALLAFRGLVDAGLAEHTEGAYRPTTVGWLCGNELYGRLFDLAP comes from the coding sequence ATGTTCGATCCGTATAAGGCTCTCTATCTGCATATACCGTTCTGCAAACAGCGATGCGCCTACTGCGATTTCGCCACGAGCGCCGCTTCGGCCGATGATCCGGAAATCACCCGCTATGTCGAACAGCTCGTGCTCGACATACGAAGGGCGTCGCGCGAAGAGAAGCTGGGCAGCATCGAGACCGTCTACATCGGCGGCGGAACGCCGAGCCATATCGGCATGAAGAACCTCTCGGCGCTTCTGTACGCGCTGTCCACTTCGATGCATCTGACGCCTGAGGTGGAGTGTACGATGGAGGCCAACCCCGAAAGCCTTACCGAGGCGATGGTGAAAGACCTCTGGGCGCTCGGCGTGAATCGGCTCTCGATCGGCGTGCAGAGTTTCGATAACGCTCTTCTGGAAAAGCTCGGCCGCGTCCACAATGCGCAAACGGCGAAGCGCGCCATTGCGTGCGCGCAGACACGATTCGAAAACGTGAGCATCGACCTCATGTGCGGACTGCCCGGGCAGACGCCCGAGGATTTCGAACGCGACCTCGTATCTGCAGTGGAGGCGGGCGTGTCCCACGTAAGCGTCTATCCGCTCACCGTCGAAGAGAACACGCCGCTTGAACGTTTGGTCGAAGCCGGGATGCTCGAAGAGCCTCTCGAAGATATGCAGGCTGTGATGATGGAGGCGGCGCTGCGCGTCCTCGGGCCTGCGGGATTTACGCGCTACGAAGTGGCGAGCTATGCGAAGCCCGGATACGCGTGCCGCCACAACATCGCCTATTGGACCGGCAAGCCCTACCTCGGCATCGGCACCTCGGCCGTCACCATGACGCAAAACGATGCGCGGCGCATGCGCGTTCAGGACGGTCAGGTGGTCGACGATCTCGATCGGAAACAGATGTGCGCCGAATATCTCATGCTCAAGATGCGCATGGTCGAAGGCGTGCGCGACGAAGAGGTGCGCGAGGCGTCGCTTGTGCTGCCCGAAGCGCTGCTTGCGTTTCGGGGACTTGTGGATGCCGGTCTCGCCGAGCATACGGAAGGGGCGTACCGACCGACCACTGTGGGGTGGCTCTGCGGAAACGAGCTCTACGGCCGCCTGTTCGATCTGGCTCCATAA
- the dusB gene encoding tRNA dihydrouridine synthase DusB: MTPSLHGFFETHKVLLAPMAGVSDTAFRTLCLEQGADLTYTEMVSAKGLSYANEKTRRLLDRADGEAQVAVQLFGHEPAVMAEEAAWIERIMGSALAYLDINMGCPARKIVSKGDGSKLMCTPETARAIIESVTSAVAVPVTCKFRRGYAVGEELAVPFAVMAEEAGASAVAVHGRYAMQYYKGSADWDVVAQVKRAVSIPVIGNGDVRGGSDALRLVEQTGCDAVMVARAAEGNPWVFADIKAAMNKTARPEAPGFEARIAMARRHARLLAERDERSIVRMRKHAMWYLAGLPHAAAARRAINTCTTLANFDRVFDGLLEAILEGDDDVRSV; the protein is encoded by the coding sequence ATGACGCCTTCCCTGCACGGGTTCTTCGAAACCCATAAGGTTCTGCTTGCCCCTATGGCGGGCGTTTCCGACACGGCATTTCGCACACTCTGCCTCGAACAGGGGGCCGATCTGACGTACACCGAGATGGTGTCTGCCAAGGGTCTTTCCTACGCGAACGAGAAAACCCGTCGCTTGCTCGACCGGGCAGACGGGGAGGCGCAGGTTGCGGTGCAGCTGTTCGGCCACGAACCTGCCGTCATGGCCGAAGAGGCGGCTTGGATCGAGCGCATCATGGGAAGCGCGCTCGCCTACCTCGATATCAACATGGGATGTCCCGCTCGCAAGATCGTCTCGAAAGGCGACGGCAGCAAGCTCATGTGCACGCCCGAGACGGCCCGCGCCATCATCGAATCCGTTACCTCGGCGGTAGCCGTGCCCGTCACCTGCAAGTTCAGGCGCGGATACGCAGTGGGCGAAGAGCTTGCCGTGCCGTTTGCGGTCATGGCCGAAGAGGCGGGGGCGTCGGCTGTTGCGGTGCACGGCCGCTATGCGATGCAGTACTACAAGGGAAGCGCCGATTGGGACGTTGTCGCGCAGGTGAAGCGCGCGGTTTCCATTCCGGTCATCGGCAACGGCGATGTGAGAGGCGGAAGCGATGCGCTTCGCCTGGTCGAGCAAACCGGGTGCGACGCCGTTATGGTGGCACGCGCTGCCGAGGGAAATCCGTGGGTGTTCGCCGATATCAAGGCGGCGATGAACAAAACGGCGCGTCCCGAAGCGCCGGGGTTCGAGGCCCGGATTGCCATGGCTCGCCGTCATGCGCGGCTGCTTGCCGAGCGCGACGAACGTTCCATCGTGCGCATGCGCAAACACGCGATGTGGTACTTGGCGGGTCTTCCGCATGCAGCGGCCGCGCGGCGTGCGATCAACACGTGCACGACGCTCGCCAATTTCGATCGCGTGTTCGACGGGCTTTTGGAAGCCATTTTGGAAGGGGACGACGATGTTCGATCCGTATAA
- the lepA gene encoding translation elongation factor 4, protein MTQDPSHIRNFSIIAHIDHGKSTLSDRILELTGTVASRDMKEQVLDSMDIERERGITIKSQAVRVEYRSDDGELYQFNLIDTPGHVDFTYEVSRSLAACEGAVLVVDATQGVEAQTVANAMMAMNANLEIIPLINKIDLPAAEPERVKQEIEDGLAIPADDAVLASGKTGEGVHDLLEAVVYNIPAPEGDADAPLRALIFDSYFDAYRGVVALVRVVDGSMKKGDRVRMMATGTEALVEEVGARKPAETPMPELSVGEVGYLVTGLKDVSLVKVGDTITTAHGGVDNPLPGYREVKPMVFTGLFPIDGDQYEPLKEALEKLSLNDPALVWEPEKSHALGFGFRVGFLGLLHMEVIKERLEREFGLDLLATAPSVEYHVYKQGGEMLSLHSPQEMPDPGEIERIEEPYLKAKILIPPDYVGAVMDLTVARRGTFVTMNYLSTTTVEMLWEIPLSELIMDYFDKLKSNTKGYASLDYEFDGYKASKLVKLDILLSGKPIDALSFIVHRDKAYDRGRVLAEKLKEIIPRQMFEVPIQAAIGGRVLARETVKAKRKDVLAKCYGGDITRKRKLLEKQKAGKKRMKSIGNVEVPQEAFMAILKVDD, encoded by the coding sequence ATGACCCAAGACCCCTCACATATTCGCAACTTCTCGATCATCGCGCACATCGATCACGGTAAATCGACGCTTTCCGACCGCATACTCGAGCTTACGGGGACGGTGGCCTCGCGTGACATGAAGGAACAGGTGCTCGACTCGATGGACATCGAGCGGGAGCGCGGCATCACGATTAAAAGCCAGGCCGTGCGCGTCGAGTACCGCTCCGATGATGGCGAGCTCTACCAGTTCAACCTCATCGATACGCCCGGCCACGTCGACTTCACCTACGAGGTGTCCCGTTCGCTTGCGGCGTGCGAGGGCGCGGTACTCGTGGTCGACGCGACCCAGGGCGTCGAAGCGCAAACCGTCGCGAACGCCATGATGGCCATGAACGCGAACCTCGAGATCATCCCCCTCATCAACAAAATCGACCTTCCCGCAGCCGAACCCGAGCGGGTAAAGCAGGAGATTGAAGACGGTCTTGCTATCCCCGCTGACGATGCAGTGCTTGCGAGCGGTAAAACGGGGGAGGGCGTGCACGATCTGCTCGAGGCAGTCGTCTACAACATTCCCGCACCCGAAGGCGATGCGGATGCGCCTTTGCGCGCGCTCATCTTCGACTCGTACTTCGACGCGTACCGCGGCGTGGTCGCGCTCGTGCGAGTCGTCGACGGATCCATGAAAAAGGGCGATCGCGTGCGCATGATGGCCACCGGCACCGAGGCCCTCGTCGAGGAGGTCGGCGCGCGCAAACCGGCCGAAACGCCCATGCCCGAGCTGTCGGTCGGGGAGGTGGGCTATCTGGTCACGGGCCTCAAGGATGTATCGCTTGTGAAGGTGGGCGATACGATCACGACAGCGCATGGGGGCGTAGACAATCCGCTTCCCGGGTACCGCGAGGTCAAACCCATGGTATTCACGGGTCTTTTCCCTATAGACGGCGATCAGTACGAGCCGCTGAAGGAAGCGCTCGAAAAGCTCTCGCTCAACGATCCGGCGCTTGTGTGGGAGCCTGAGAAGTCCCACGCGCTCGGCTTCGGCTTCCGCGTCGGGTTCTTGGGCCTGCTCCACATGGAGGTCATCAAAGAGCGCCTCGAGCGCGAGTTCGGTCTCGACCTTCTGGCTACGGCGCCGAGCGTGGAATACCATGTGTACAAGCAGGGCGGAGAGATGCTCTCGCTCCACTCGCCCCAGGAGATGCCCGACCCCGGCGAGATCGAGCGCATCGAAGAGCCGTATCTGAAAGCGAAAATCCTCATCCCCCCGGATTACGTGGGCGCGGTCATGGATCTCACCGTGGCGCGGCGCGGTACGTTCGTCACGATGAACTACCTTTCGACGACGACGGTGGAAATGCTTTGGGAGATACCGCTTTCCGAGCTCATCATGGATTACTTCGACAAGCTCAAATCGAATACGAAGGGCTACGCGAGCCTCGATTACGAGTTCGACGGGTACAAGGCCTCCAAACTCGTGAAGCTCGACATCCTTTTGTCCGGCAAACCCATCGATGCGCTGTCGTTCATCGTGCACCGCGACAAGGCCTACGATCGAGGACGCGTGCTCGCCGAGAAGCTCAAGGAGATCATCCCGCGCCAGATGTTCGAAGTGCCCATCCAGGCAGCCATCGGGGGCAGGGTGCTCGCTCGCGAAACGGTGAAAGCCAAGCGCAAGGACGTGCTCGCCAAATGCTACGGCGGCGACATCACGCGCAAGCGCAAGCTTCTGGAAAAGCAGAAAGCCGGTAAGAAGCGCATGAAATCGATCGGCAACGTGGAGGTTCCGCAAGAGGCTTTTATGGCTATTCTGAAGGTTGACGACTAG
- a CDS encoding ComEC/Rec2 family competence protein — translation MGKRRLGCALAEEPPARPVRPSLSLAVPLSIALWASAALFFTAGGELERPACIGIAAAVALLAVLFAVLLAVRVTSATVRTGLLVVLGCALGAACATARSAVLDESGSQVLSLPAGTYRFEAVADAREGDFGPSCFAVLACEPAPAAVVSVRYPEQLGPIRYGTTFEAAVRFSEVPEASRPYYRGKAAVAIATASELAEVPGFGLRSALSAARVAALKVFDGYEGRGAAFLRAILFGDRSMLEENGFYQDVKAVGLAHVVAVSGAHLSIVCALAGAALTIMRVPRKAAVFMQVVFILGYLVCAGMPLSGVRAAIMAAIALSSLFARRRSSGLNALSICICCMIAVQPETAQSASFALSVLATGGIVVFGGLAREWFGALLRGRLAGAGEALALTASSGMLTVPLSGSIFSQIPVISPVANLYAVPFFVLFCGGGLAVVGVRCAAGEGCAWLVDALVAAADLFCGGIGVLADLPIASIPCDIPLAAALGVSAAAAALIWFAWPKPSLQLAAGMLAATCLTAVLFVSALFRGTEVIVLDVGQGDAIVVRSGGSAILIDTGNQDAKLLSALARNGVYALDAVVISHPDDDHCASLAALDGTVRVKSVCVAADLLDCPCASCADLRTSAQELVGTGGLAGLSVGDTVSLDGIELSVIWPDAFAEEGGNADSLTMLMRCDADGDGAVDWTGLFCGDAEDVQLDEMVTAERLGHVDIFKVGHHGSKAAIDKETAAVISPEISLVGVGERNRYGHPAPETIAVLEEAGSVVYRTDLAGDVVCRMTSDALEISTRKVE, via the coding sequence ATGGGGAAAAGGCGGCTTGGATGCGCTCTTGCCGAAGAGCCGCCCGCGCGACCGGTACGTCCGTCGCTCTCTTTGGCGGTTCCTCTTTCGATCGCGCTTTGGGCGTCGGCGGCGCTGTTCTTCACAGCGGGCGGCGAACTCGAGCGCCCCGCGTGTATCGGCATCGCTGCGGCCGTAGCGCTTCTCGCCGTGCTGTTCGCCGTACTCCTTGCAGTACGGGTCACCTCGGCGACTGTGCGAACAGGCCTGCTCGTGGTGCTTGGCTGCGCTCTCGGCGCGGCGTGCGCAACAGCGCGCAGCGCCGTGCTTGATGAAAGCGGCTCGCAGGTGCTCTCGCTGCCGGCGGGCACCTATCGCTTCGAGGCGGTTGCCGATGCGCGCGAGGGTGATTTCGGCCCCTCGTGCTTCGCCGTGCTCGCGTGCGAGCCTGCACCTGCGGCAGTCGTCTCGGTGCGCTACCCTGAGCAGCTCGGCCCCATCCGGTACGGTACGACGTTCGAGGCTGCCGTCAGGTTTTCTGAGGTTCCCGAGGCGTCGCGGCCGTACTACCGCGGCAAAGCGGCCGTGGCGATTGCGACAGCGAGCGAGCTAGCCGAAGTACCCGGCTTTGGCCTGCGAAGCGCGCTTTCCGCAGCACGCGTCGCGGCGCTCAAGGTGTTCGACGGCTACGAGGGGCGTGGCGCTGCGTTTTTGCGTGCCATCCTGTTCGGCGACAGGAGCATGCTTGAAGAGAACGGGTTCTATCAGGATGTGAAAGCAGTCGGCCTCGCCCACGTGGTCGCCGTGTCGGGCGCTCACCTTTCCATCGTGTGCGCGCTTGCGGGAGCGGCGCTCACGATTATGCGAGTGCCCCGTAAAGCGGCGGTTTTTATGCAGGTCGTTTTCATCTTGGGGTACCTCGTGTGCGCCGGCATGCCCCTGTCGGGCGTTCGCGCGGCTATCATGGCGGCCATCGCGCTCTCGTCGCTATTCGCGCGGCGAAGGTCGTCTGGATTGAACGCGCTTTCGATCTGCATCTGCTGCATGATCGCCGTACAGCCGGAAACGGCGCAATCGGCGTCGTTCGCGCTTTCCGTCCTTGCAACGGGCGGTATCGTCGTATTCGGCGGGCTTGCGCGGGAATGGTTCGGGGCTCTGCTGCGCGGAAGGCTTGCGGGGGCGGGCGAAGCGCTTGCGCTCACGGCATCGTCGGGGATGCTGACCGTTCCTTTGTCCGGTTCGATCTTCTCGCAGATCCCGGTGATCTCGCCTGTAGCGAACCTCTACGCGGTGCCGTTCTTCGTCCTGTTCTGCGGCGGGGGCCTTGCGGTGGTGGGGGTGCGCTGTGCGGCGGGCGAGGGTTGCGCTTGGCTCGTCGATGCGCTCGTTGCGGCGGCGGATCTGTTCTGCGGCGGCATCGGCGTACTCGCCGACCTTCCGATCGCGTCGATCCCGTGCGATATCCCGCTTGCGGCTGCGTTGGGCGTAAGCGCGGCAGCGGCGGCGCTGATATGGTTCGCCTGGCCGAAACCCTCGTTGCAGCTGGCGGCGGGAATGCTTGCGGCAACGTGCCTGACAGCGGTACTCTTCGTGTCTGCGTTGTTTCGCGGAACCGAGGTGATCGTGCTCGACGTGGGGCAGGGTGATGCGATCGTCGTGAGAAGCGGCGGGTCCGCCATCCTCATCGATACGGGAAACCAGGATGCGAAGCTGCTTTCCGCGCTTGCTCGCAACGGGGTGTATGCACTCGATGCCGTGGTTATCAGCCATCCAGACGACGATCACTGCGCTTCGCTTGCCGCGCTCGACGGTACGGTTCGGGTAAAGTCGGTCTGCGTAGCGGCGGATCTGCTCGATTGCCCCTGCGCGTCCTGTGCCGACCTGCGAACATCGGCGCAGGAGCTTGTGGGGACGGGCGGCCTTGCAGGCTTGTCCGTCGGCGACACCGTTTCGCTCGACGGTATTGAACTTTCCGTCATATGGCCCGATGCGTTTGCCGAAGAGGGCGGCAACGCCGACAGCCTGACGATGCTCATGCGCTGCGATGCCGATGGCGACGGGGCGGTCGATTGGACGGGGTTGTTCTGCGGGGATGCCGAAGACGTGCAGCTCGACGAGATGGTGACGGCTGAAAGGCTCGGACATGTCGATATCTTCAAAGTCGGCCACCACGGATCGAAAGCCGCCATCGACAAGGAAACAGCCGCCGTCATCTCGCCTGAAATCTCGCTTGTCGGCGTCGGCGAGCGCAACCGGTACGGCCATCCCGCACCGGAAACGATAGCGGTTCTCGAAGAGGCGGGCAGCGTCGTGTACCGAACTGACCTTGCGGGGGATGTTGTGTGCAGAATGACTTCGGATGCCCTCGAAATTTCGACGCGTAAGGTAGAATGA
- the thiI gene encoding tRNA uracil 4-sulfurtransferase ThiI, with product MRKGTSVFQRICLVHYHEIGLKGHNRSSFEMRLLKNVEAMLDAYSIVTVRRISGRICVFIKEGTGYETACEIADKLARIPGTARVSCGYKTERDIDEMGRAAACAMREAGEFASFKVAARRNHTDFAIDSMQMNQLIGSILCDAFPEKAVKMKDPDLKVCVEVVESSAYVYARSIRGVGGLPVGSSGRVMCLLSSGIDSPVSTWRMARRGAICIGVHFSGRPQTSSASEYLVDDIAQVLEQTGCIARVYVVPFGDYQREIAGSVPPGLRVIMYRRLMFKVAEALAAREKAGALVTGESLGQVASQTLENIAATDAAVSMPVFRPLIGTDKQEIIEQAQELGTFDISSEDAPDCCTLFMPRSPETHAKLSAVMEAESKLPIERWIAEIVESVEVRDYRCPAYKSPKDRTSRR from the coding sequence ATGCGAAAGGGTACATCCGTGTTCCAAAGAATCTGCCTTGTCCACTACCATGAGATCGGCCTCAAAGGCCACAACCGCTCCTCATTCGAAATGCGGCTGCTCAAAAACGTGGAGGCCATGCTCGACGCCTATTCGATTGTAACCGTCCGCCGCATCTCGGGCCGCATCTGCGTGTTCATCAAAGAAGGCACCGGCTACGAAACGGCGTGTGAAATCGCAGACAAGCTCGCACGCATTCCGGGTACGGCACGCGTCTCGTGCGGGTATAAGACCGAGCGCGACATCGACGAGATGGGCCGCGCGGCTGCCTGCGCCATGCGCGAGGCGGGCGAGTTTGCGAGTTTCAAAGTGGCCGCACGGCGCAACCATACCGATTTCGCTATCGATTCCATGCAGATGAACCAGCTCATCGGATCGATCCTGTGCGATGCGTTTCCCGAAAAGGCCGTCAAGATGAAGGATCCCGACCTCAAGGTATGCGTCGAGGTGGTGGAGAGTTCGGCCTACGTGTACGCGCGCAGCATACGCGGCGTGGGGGGACTTCCCGTGGGCAGTAGCGGACGCGTGATGTGCCTGCTTTCATCGGGCATCGATTCTCCGGTGTCCACCTGGCGCATGGCCAGACGCGGGGCCATCTGCATCGGCGTGCACTTTTCGGGGCGTCCGCAAACGTCTTCGGCGAGCGAATATTTGGTCGACGACATTGCGCAGGTGCTCGAGCAGACCGGCTGCATCGCGCGGGTGTACGTGGTACCCTTCGGCGATTATCAGCGCGAGATAGCCGGCTCGGTGCCGCCGGGACTGCGTGTGATCATGTACCGCAGACTCATGTTCAAGGTAGCCGAAGCGCTGGCTGCGCGCGAGAAGGCAGGCGCGCTTGTAACGGGGGAGAGCCTCGGGCAGGTGGCATCGCAGACACTTGAGAACATCGCCGCAACCGATGCGGCGGTGAGCATGCCCGTTTTCAGACCGCTCATCGGCACCGATAAGCAGGAGATCATCGAGCAGGCCCAAGAGCTCGGCACCTTCGACATCTCATCTGAGGACGCGCCCGACTGCTGCACGCTGTTCATGCCCCGAAGCCCCGAAACCCACGCGAAGCTCTCTGCGGTCATGGAGGCCGAATCGAAGCTGCCGATCGAGCGGTGGATTGCCGAAATCGTCGAGAGCGTCGAAGTGCGCGACTACCGCTGCCCTGCGTACAAGTCGCCGAAAGACCGTACTTCCCGTCGGTAG
- the holA gene encoding DNA polymerase III subunit delta: MATQKTDVLLTAYLINGEDELKRDAVLKRLKARIAKLGDLSFNSDVFDGERAAGADIVAACNTMPFASEARLVLVNAADKLKKADAEALVEYLKSPSPTTVLALVADKLAKNTRLYKAVAALGKTAVIDCAPLKRYELPKTIRSLAVGHGITITEGAANKLIELVGENTVHLDGELKKIALSHRGTDAVNEHEVVALVSRTAEVKPWEFVDAFASRNLGKCLFCLQRMESTSPHALLAMCVTRLRELICARSLAARGAERSLAATLKMPDWRVKNHLAWARGYTAEELRGALVSARDTERAMKSGADANDAFLDWVLAVTKRG, translated from the coding sequence ATGGCTACTCAAAAGACAGATGTGCTCCTTACCGCGTATTTGATAAACGGTGAAGACGAGCTCAAACGCGATGCGGTGCTCAAACGCCTCAAGGCGAGGATCGCCAAGCTCGGCGACCTCTCATTCAATTCCGATGTGTTCGACGGCGAACGGGCTGCGGGAGCCGATATCGTCGCAGCTTGCAACACGATGCCCTTTGCAAGCGAAGCGCGCCTTGTTCTCGTAAACGCGGCGGACAAGCTTAAAAAAGCAGATGCGGAAGCGCTGGTCGAGTATCTCAAATCACCCTCGCCGACAACGGTGCTCGCCCTTGTGGCCGACAAGCTTGCGAAAAACACCCGTCTGTACAAAGCCGTAGCCGCTCTGGGCAAAACCGCCGTCATCGACTGCGCTCCGCTCAAGCGCTACGAGCTGCCTAAAACCATCCGGTCGCTTGCCGTTGGCCACGGTATCACCATTACCGAGGGAGCCGCGAACAAGCTCATCGAACTCGTGGGCGAGAATACCGTCCACCTCGACGGTGAGCTCAAGAAAATCGCACTTTCCCATCGAGGAACCGATGCGGTCAACGAGCACGAGGTTGTGGCGCTCGTCAGCAGAACCGCTGAGGTGAAACCCTGGGAGTTCGTCGATGCATTCGCCTCGCGCAACCTCGGAAAATGTCTGTTCTGCCTGCAGCGCATGGAGTCGACTTCGCCGCATGCGCTGCTCGCTATGTGCGTCACGCGCCTGCGCGAGCTGATCTGCGCCCGTTCGCTTGCCGCCCGCGGCGCAGAGCGAAGCCTGGCTGCAACGTTGAAAATGCCCGATTGGCGCGTGAAGAACCATCTTGCGTGGGCACGCGGCTATACGGCCGAAGAGCTGCGAGGGGCGCTTGTCTCGGCGCGCGATACGGAGCGCGCGATGAAAAGCGGAGCCGATGCGAACGACGCGTTTCTCGATTGGGTGCTTGCGGTGACGAAAAGAGGCTGA
- a CDS encoding ComEA family DNA-binding protein — translation MPFVESAESVRSKLHLSDVRTASIAGIVIAAVAIVALVAACLVTLMPNDAVEIVKAEEAAEPHTSDEAALAAEPGICVHVTGAVANPGMYELAEGARVQDAIEAAGGFSDSAADSVLNLARVVSDGEQIVVPDRTDTGDAPADAEAAAEGGAQGVASGRQGSSSGNAVIAGKVNINAAGAEELDGLPGIGEATALKIIADREANGPFASIEDLQRVSGIGAKKFAQLAELVCVG, via the coding sequence ATGCCGTTTGTCGAAAGCGCAGAATCCGTTCGTTCCAAACTGCATCTGAGCGATGTGCGAACCGCGTCGATCGCGGGCATCGTCATCGCTGCTGTCGCAATCGTTGCGCTGGTGGCGGCCTGCCTCGTTACCCTCATGCCCAACGACGCCGTAGAAATCGTGAAGGCCGAAGAGGCCGCCGAGCCGCACACATCCGATGAGGCAGCGCTTGCGGCCGAGCCGGGCATCTGCGTCCATGTGACGGGGGCGGTCGCGAATCCCGGCATGTACGAGCTTGCCGAGGGCGCACGCGTGCAGGACGCGATCGAAGCCGCGGGGGGATTTTCCGACAGCGCGGCGGATTCGGTGCTCAATCTCGCCCGCGTCGTCTCGGACGGCGAGCAGATCGTCGTACCGGATCGAACCGATACGGGGGATGCACCGGCCGATGCGGAAGCGGCTGCGGAAGGAGGTGCGCAGGGAGTCGCTTCGGGACGACAGGGGTCTTCTTCAGGCAACGCGGTGATCGCGGGAAAGGTGAACATCAACGCCGCAGGTGCCGAAGAACTCGATGGGTTGCCGGGAATAGGCGAGGCCACGGCTTTGAAGATCATCGCCGATCGGGAAGCGAACGGGCCGTTCGCAAGCATCGAGGACCTCCAGCGCGTATCGGGCATCGGCGCAAAGAAGTTCGCCCAGCTCGCCGAACTTGTATGCGTAGGATAG